The Macaca thibetana thibetana isolate TM-01 chromosome 19, ASM2454274v1, whole genome shotgun sequence genome has a segment encoding these proteins:
- the LYPD3 gene encoding ly6/PLAUR domain-containing protein 3, with product MDPARKAGAQAVIWNAGWLLLLLLLCRGAQALECYSCVQKADDGCSPHKMKTVKCAPGVDVCTEAVGAVETIHGQFSMGVRGCGSGLPGKNDRGLDLHGLLAFIQLQQCAQDRCNAKLNLTSRALDPAGNESAYPPNGVECYSCVGLSREACQGTSPPVVSCYNASDHVYNGCFDGNVTLTAANVTVSLPVRGCVQDEFCTRDGVTGPGFTLSGSCCQGSRCNSDLRNKTYFSPRIPPLVRLPPPEPTTVASTISVASTTSVTTSTSAPVRPTSTTKPMPAPTSQTSRQGAEHEASQDEEPRLTGGAAGHQDRSNSGQYPAKGGPQQPHNRGGVAPTAGLAALLLAVAAGVLL from the exons ATGGACCCCGCCAGGAAAGCAGGTGCCCAGGCCGTGATCTGGAACGCaggctggctgctgctgctgctgctgctttgcaGAG GAGCGCAGGCCCTGGAGTGCTACAGCTGCGTGCAAAAAGCAGATGACGGATGCTCCCCACACAAGATGAAGACGGTGAAGTGCGCGCCGGGCGTGGACGTCTGCACCGAGGCAGTCGGGGCGGTGGAGACCA TCCACGGACAATTCTCGATGGGAGTGCGGGGTTGCGGTTCGGGACTCCCCGGCAAGAATGACCGCGGCCTGGATCTTCACGGGCTTCTGGCGTTCATCCAGCTGCAGCAATGCGCTCAGGACCGCTGCAACGCCAAGCTCAACCTCACCTCGCGGGCGCTCGACCCGGCAG GTAATGAGAGTGCATACCCGCCCAACGGCGTGGAGTGCTACAGCTGTGTGGGCCTGAGCCGCGAGGCGTGCCAGGGTACATCGCCGCCGGTCGTCAGCTGCTACAACGCCAGCGATCATGTCTACAATGGCTGCTTCGACGGCAACGTGACCTTGACGGCAG CTAATGTGACTGTGTCCTTGCCCGTCCGGGGCTGTGTCCAGGATGAATTCTGCACTCGGGATGGAGTAACAGGCCCAGGGTTCACGCTCAGTGGCTCCTGTTGCCAGGGGTCCCGCTGTAACTCTGACCTCCGCAACAAGACCTACTTCTCCCCTCGAATCCCACCCCTTGTCCGGCTGCCCCCTCCAGAGCCCACGACTGTGGCCTCAACCATATCTGTGGCCTCAACCACATCTGTCACCACCTCTACTTCGGCCCCAGTGAGACCCACATCCACCACCAAACCCATGCCAGCCCCAACCAGTCAGACTTCGAGACAGGGAGCAGAACACGAGGCCTCCCAGGATGAGGAGCCCAGGTTGACTGGAGGCGCCGCTGGCCACCAGGACCGCAGCAATTCGGGGCAGTATCCTGCAAAAGGGGGGCCCCAGCAGCCCCATAATAGAGGCGGTGTGGCTCCCACGGCTGGATTGGCAGCCCTTCTGTTGGCCGTGGCTGCTGGTGTCCTGCTGTGA